The DNA window CGGCATGTTGGTCGGGTAATAGAACTGCCAGATCTGGAAATCACCGCGGATCTCATCGTCGCGCATCAGCTCGTTGGCCACGTTGACCCACGCTTCCGGGCTGCTGGCCAGGCCATGGATCATCAGCAACACGCGGCGGTTCGGATCGTACGGCTGCATCATGAACAGATGCGGCTTTTCGATGCCACCCTTGCCACCGAACAACGAACGCAGCGATTGCCGGCTGAAGTTGGAGCGGGCCAGCCACAGCGCATAGCCCGCGGTGAAGTTCGCCGCCAGCGGTACCTGCTCGCCGTGCAGTTCCACCACCGCCACCTGGTAGGGGTCGTGGATCTCCAGTTCCGGTTCGTCGTCGTGCAGCACCTCCCACAGGTTTTTGCCCGAGAAGCGCAGCAGTACGGTCATCGACGGCGACGGCATCTCGCTCCAGTCGCGCTCGGCCGCGGGTGCGGTGCCTGCAGCGGCCGCTGCCAGCCCGGTGCTGGCCGGGTCGGCCATCACTGCCACCAGTTCGGCACCGAAGCCATCGCGGCGATGCACGCTGCGCAGGGTGCCGGTGAAGGACATCGATGCCGCCGGTACCAGTTCGATCGGTTCGCGCGTGTCCGCGGCCGCGCCATCGTCGGCAGGCGCCAGCACGAAGGTCCACCGACCCAACTGGAATCGCCCGTTGTCGTTGCGCACCTGCTTGCTCGAATAGGCCTCGAACAGCAGCACGGCGGATTCCTGCACGGCCAGGTTGTAGTAGTCGCGAACCTGGGTCTGGCGGTCTTCGAAGCCACGCTGGTTGGCGGTGCGTTCGGTGAAGAACAGATACGCATAGGACTGCCGTGCGATCTGCATCCACGCATCCAGGCGCGGTTGCAAGGTCGGGTCGGGCTGGGCAGCCGCGGCCTTGCTGCGCGCCACCGACGCTGACTCGCGCTTCGGCGCCGGCATCGTCATCGCGTACTGCACCCACAGCTCGGCCAGCGACGAGCGCTTGTCCTCCTCGCGGACGACGATGCTGGCCTCCATTGCTTCGATGCACTGCGGGCCCGGCTTGGCGCAGGCGCCTTCGTCCAGGCCTGCCACGCGCAGGGTCTCCATCGTGGCCGCGCTGAGCTTGCCACTGGTGAGGATGTCACCGCGCTTGAGTGCGATGTACTGGCCCGGCGTGACCGTGCCCACCTGCACCGATGGGCCGAACTGGCGCAGCGTCGCGCACCCGCTGAGGGTCAGCAGGGCAATGAGGACGAAGGTGGTGTGGCCGATGAAGCCGATGCCTGTTCTTGCCATGTGGACTCCCTGCGCTGGCGCCACTCTAGCGGCAGGCGTGTCAACGCGGAAGCAGGGCGCAGCTCGGTCATTGCTGGCCGATGTGCGACTCCAGCATCCGCGTGTGACACTGGTTCGGACATCCGATGCCGGGACGGCCGATGCGATTGCTGGAAACCCGTATTCCTCCACCTCTTGTAATGCTGCTGTGCGGTCTGCTCGGTCTCGGCATCAGCCGCTGGCTGCCCGCAACGGAACTGCCCACGCCATGGTGGGCTGCGGTGGCGGTGATGGCCGCGGGTCTAGTGATGAACCTGTTGCCCAAGTTGGCATTCCAGCGTGCGGGTACCACGGTCAATCCGATGCGGCCGGCGTCATCCACGGCTCTGATCACCAGAGGGGTCTATCGCTATACGCGCAACCCCATGTATCTGGGGCAAGCCGCGTTCCTGCTCGGAGGCATGCTGTATCTGCAGAACCTCCTGGCACTCGCAGTGGTGCCGTTGTTTGTCCTGTACATCACGCGCTTTCAGATCCATCCGGAAGAGCGCGTTCTTGGCGAGCGTTTCGGCGCCCAGTACAAAGCGTTCCGGCAGCAGGTCCGGCGCTGGCTGTAGCGCCGGCAGGCGCTTAAGTCGATAGCCGATCCGGTCACGAATGGATCTGGCAGGTCACCGAGGCCGAATAGCCTTCGTAGTCGTCAGCGGCGCCGACATGCAGGGTGTGCCTGGCATCAACCTTCTTGAGGTAGGAGGGCGCTTCGGTCTCGGCCTCCTCGTTGACCGTCGTCACTCCCCAGGATCGGGCCAAACGCTGGTGATCGACACCCTTCAGATACACATGCAGGCTCTTGTAGGGATTGGAAATGCTCACATCCGCGCTGGCCACGGTT is part of the Stenotrophomonas lactitubi genome and encodes:
- a CDS encoding esterase/lipase family protein, whose amino-acid sequence is MARTGIGFIGHTTFVLIALLTLSGCATLRQFGPSVQVGTVTPGQYIALKRGDILTSGKLSAATMETLRVAGLDEGACAKPGPQCIEAMEASIVVREEDKRSSLAELWVQYAMTMPAPKRESASVARSKAAAAQPDPTLQPRLDAWMQIARQSYAYLFFTERTANQRGFEDRQTQVRDYYNLAVQESAVLLFEAYSSKQVRNDNGRFQLGRWTFVLAPADDGAAADTREPIELVPAASMSFTGTLRSVHRRDGFGAELVAVMADPASTGLAAAAAGTAPAAERDWSEMPSPSMTVLLRFSGKNLWEVLHDDEPELEIHDPYQVAVVELHGEQVPLAANFTAGYALWLARSNFSRQSLRSLFGGKGGIEKPHLFMMQPYDPNRRVLLMIHGLASSPEAWVNVANELMRDDEIRGDFQIWQFYYPTNMPIALSHDEIRRILHATLQHYDPSGQALASHDMVVVAHSMGGVISRLMVSSSGDHLVDTLLATAQMTPAQRELLRTKGAPVLTFQPEPEVSRVVFIATPHRGTDVAGTRLGRWLGRFVRLPLTVLEDVATLANDGKVERNDDKHGYQMNSIQNLDKDDAFVKAVADLPISPKVRYHSIIARTQAEGPLEKTDDGLVPYWSSHLPNAVSEKVIVSGHSVQEATPAIVELRRILHEDMEAHPLPAK
- a CDS encoding methyltransferase family protein, producing MRLLETRIPPPLVMLLCGLLGLGISRWLPATELPTPWWAAVAVMAAGLVMNLLPKLAFQRAGTTVNPMRPASSTALITRGVYRYTRNPMYLGQAAFLLGGMLYLQNLLALAVVPLFVLYITRFQIHPEERVLGERFGAQYKAFRQQVRRWL